From the genome of Streptomyces sp. NBC_01341, one region includes:
- a CDS encoding serine/threonine-protein kinase — protein MEHAQGTDAEIVLAGRYRLGDVLGRGGMGKVWRAHDEVLHRTVAVKELTAGLYATEADRVVLHARTQKEARAAARITHPGVVTVHDVIEYDNRPWIVMQYVDGPSLADATKETGEVEPREAARIGLHVLSALRAAHTAGVLHRDVKPANVLLARDGRVLLTDFGIAAIEGDSTITRTGELVGSIDYLAPERVRGGDPGPASDLWSLGATLYTAVEGTSPFRRTSPISTMQAVVTEEPPPPRRGGALEPVITALLRKDPADRPTAEEAERMLLAAMEGQRPRAAQAHVPTQRVSEEELLALSTSNGSTARLSRPPSPPSSTAAAPRRRWRTALLVLAVAALLGGAAGIGAMKLADGWGRTDGRSQGQATSGPSVSSSPSVSSSPSASQDPAGDVNGVPDGWKTVHDPEGFSLLVPEGWERQEQDGQIDYTPDGGAHRIRISLDPHPDFDNSYAHMESIEKDLEKRLPAYERQSLESNIFRDRPGSRWEFTWVEAKDHPGPRHGIDQMYIAEPGGPEYALYMTGPDADRAESLRLFETMLRSWKPPTPAG, from the coding sequence GTGGAACACGCGCAGGGAACGGACGCGGAGATCGTACTGGCCGGGCGGTACCGGCTGGGCGACGTCCTGGGCCGCGGCGGTATGGGCAAGGTGTGGCGAGCCCATGACGAGGTCCTCCACCGGACGGTGGCCGTCAAGGAGTTGACCGCCGGCCTGTACGCCACCGAGGCGGACCGTGTGGTGCTGCACGCCCGCACGCAGAAGGAGGCGCGCGCGGCCGCCCGGATCACCCACCCGGGAGTCGTCACCGTCCACGACGTCATCGAGTACGACAACCGCCCCTGGATCGTCATGCAGTACGTCGACGGCCCGTCGCTCGCCGACGCCACCAAGGAGACCGGCGAGGTCGAGCCCCGCGAGGCGGCGAGGATCGGTCTCCATGTCCTGAGCGCCCTGCGGGCCGCGCACACCGCCGGTGTGCTGCACCGTGACGTCAAACCGGCCAACGTGCTGCTCGCCCGGGACGGGCGGGTGCTGCTGACGGACTTCGGGATCGCGGCGATCGAGGGCGACTCGACCATCACCAGGACAGGTGAACTGGTCGGCTCCATCGACTACCTGGCCCCCGAGCGGGTGCGCGGCGGCGATCCCGGCCCCGCGTCCGACCTGTGGTCGCTGGGCGCCACGCTCTACACGGCGGTCGAGGGGACCTCGCCCTTCCGCCGTACGTCTCCGATCTCCACCATGCAGGCCGTCGTCACCGAGGAGCCGCCGCCGCCCCGGCGCGGAGGCGCGCTGGAACCGGTGATCACCGCGTTGCTGCGCAAGGACCCCGCCGACCGTCCGACGGCCGAGGAGGCCGAACGGATGCTGCTGGCCGCGATGGAGGGGCAGAGGCCCCGTGCCGCACAGGCCCATGTGCCCACGCAGCGCGTGTCCGAGGAGGAACTGCTCGCCCTCTCCACCTCGAACGGATCGACCGCACGGCTCTCCCGGCCCCCGTCACCGCCCTCCTCCACGGCCGCGGCTCCGCGCAGACGGTGGCGCACCGCTCTCCTGGTCCTGGCGGTGGCGGCCCTCCTCGGCGGCGCGGCCGGTATCGGAGCGATGAAGCTCGCGGACGGCTGGGGCCGTACCGACGGACGTTCCCAGGGACAGGCCACGAGCGGCCCGTCCGTCTCCTCGTCCCCGTCCGTCTCCTCGTCCCCGTCCGCGAGTCAGGACCCGGCGGGAGACGTGAACGGCGTACCGGACGGCTGGAAGACGGTCCACGACCCCGAGGGGTTCAGCCTCCTCGTCCCGGAGGGTTGGGAGCGGCAGGAGCAGGACGGCCAGATCGACTACACCCCGGACGGCGGTGCGCACCGCATCCGGATCAGCCTCGATCCGCATCCTGACTTCGACAACTCGTACGCGCACATGGAGAGCATCGAGAAGGACCTGGAGAAGCGGCTGCCGGCCTACGAGCGGCAGTCGTTGGAGTCGAACATCTTCCGCGACCGCCCCGGCTCACGCTGGGAGTTCACCTGGGTCGAGGCCAAGGACCACCCGGGCCCGCGTCACGGCATCGACCAGATGTACATCGCCGAGCCGGGCGGTCCCGAGTACGCGCTCTACATGACAGGGCCCGACGCGGACCGGGCCGAGAGCCTGCGGCTCTTCGAGACGATGCTGCGCAGCTGGAAACCGCCGACGCCGGCGGGCTGA
- a CDS encoding chorismate mutase: protein MNSTAPTKTAAERTGAHTDEAASLIGGARTRIDALDDRIIGLVQERMAVSAVIQEARITSGGRRVNLSREMDVIGHYSDALGKPGTALAMTLLELCRGRV from the coding sequence ATGAACAGCACCGCACCCACGAAGACGGCCGCCGAGCGCACCGGCGCTCACACCGACGAGGCCGCGTCCCTGATCGGGGGCGCCCGGACGCGCATCGACGCACTGGACGACCGGATCATCGGCCTCGTCCAGGAACGGATGGCCGTATCCGCCGTCATCCAGGAGGCCAGGATCACGTCGGGGGGACGCCGGGTGAACCTCTCCCGGGAGATGGACGTCATCGGCCACTACAGCGACGCCCTGGGCAAGCCGGGCACGGCGCTCGCCATGACGCTGCTGGAGCTGTGCCGCGGCCGGGTGTGA
- a CDS encoding succinic semialdehyde dehydrogenase gives MTDSQASTTAPAARVGTNPVAAAPAGARTAADVVTAEVIAQLTRGVAGSGRTANHSPFTGEKLADLPESTPEDVEAAFGRARAAQPAWAATPVRARAAVLLRFHDLVLQRQSEVLDLIQLETGKARLHAHEEVLAVAVSARHYGRRAASYLKPKRHTGVVPTLTKVTELRQPRGVIGQIAPWNYPLELSVGDALPAFVSGNAVVMKPDTETALTALWARDLLIEAGLPAEVFQIVIGEGPVVGPEVVSRADYVSFTGSTRTGREVAQGAAARLVGVSLELGGKNAMLVLDDADVEKAAQGAVRACFSSAGQLCISIERLYVHESVADDFVARFAARTKAMRLGNSLAYGADMGSLVGERQLETVSRHVTEAVEKGATLVAGGVARPDIGPLFYEPTILDGVEAPMAVCGEETFGPVVSIYRFGDDDEAVALANATPYGLNSSVWTRNAGRGHRVAARLRTGTVNINEGYAPAYGSVQSPMGGMKDSGLGRRHGSEGILKFTEAQTVAHQRLMPLAPSFGMDDEKYAAFMSGSLKVMKAFRLR, from the coding sequence ATGACGGACTCGCAGGCCTCCACGACCGCCCCCGCCGCCCGGGTGGGCACCAACCCGGTGGCCGCCGCCCCCGCGGGCGCGCGCACCGCCGCCGACGTGGTCACCGCGGAGGTGATCGCCCAGCTGACCCGTGGCGTCGCCGGTTCCGGCCGCACGGCCAACCACAGCCCCTTCACCGGCGAGAAGCTGGCCGACCTGCCCGAGTCCACCCCCGAGGACGTCGAAGCCGCCTTCGGCCGCGCCCGGGCCGCCCAGCCGGCGTGGGCAGCGACCCCCGTCCGGGCCAGGGCCGCCGTCCTGCTCCGCTTCCACGACCTGGTCCTCCAGCGCCAGTCCGAGGTCCTCGACCTCATCCAGCTGGAGACGGGCAAGGCCAGGCTGCACGCCCACGAAGAGGTCCTGGCCGTCGCCGTCTCGGCCCGGCACTACGGACGCAGGGCCGCCTCCTACCTGAAGCCCAAGCGGCACACCGGGGTCGTCCCGACCCTCACCAAGGTCACCGAACTGCGCCAGCCGCGCGGGGTGATCGGCCAGATCGCCCCCTGGAACTACCCGCTCGAACTCTCGGTCGGGGACGCGCTGCCCGCGTTCGTGTCCGGCAACGCCGTCGTCATGAAGCCGGACACCGAGACCGCGCTGACCGCCCTCTGGGCCCGCGACCTGCTGATCGAGGCCGGGCTGCCCGCCGAGGTGTTCCAGATCGTCATCGGGGAGGGCCCCGTCGTCGGCCCCGAGGTGGTCTCCCGCGCCGACTACGTCTCCTTCACCGGCTCCACCCGCACCGGCCGTGAGGTCGCCCAGGGCGCCGCAGCCCGGCTGGTCGGCGTCTCACTCGAACTCGGCGGCAAGAACGCCATGCTCGTCCTCGACGACGCCGACGTGGAGAAGGCCGCCCAGGGCGCCGTCCGCGCCTGCTTCTCCTCCGCCGGGCAGCTCTGCATCTCCATCGAGCGGCTCTACGTCCACGAGTCCGTCGCCGACGACTTCGTGGCCCGCTTCGCCGCACGCACGAAGGCCATGCGCCTCGGCAACTCCCTCGCGTACGGCGCCGACATGGGCTCCCTCGTCGGCGAGCGGCAGCTGGAGACCGTCAGCAGGCACGTGACCGAGGCCGTCGAGAAGGGCGCGACACTCGTCGCGGGCGGCGTCGCCCGCCCCGACATCGGCCCGCTCTTCTACGAGCCGACCATTCTCGACGGCGTCGAAGCCCCCATGGCCGTATGCGGCGAGGAGACGTTCGGCCCGGTCGTCTCCATCTACCGCTTCGGCGACGACGACGAGGCCGTCGCGCTCGCCAACGCCACCCCGTACGGCCTCAACTCCAGTGTCTGGACCCGGAACGCCGGACGCGGCCACCGCGTCGCCGCCCGGCTGCGGACCGGCACGGTCAACATCAACGAGGGGTACGCACCGGCGTACGGCAGTGTCCAGTCGCCGATGGGCGGCATGAAGGACTCCGGTCTCGGCAGGCGTCACGGCTCCGAGGGCATCCTGAAGTTCACCGAGGCCCAGACGGTCGCCCACCAGCGGCTGATGCCGCTGGCGCCCTCCTTCGGCATGGACGACGAGAAGTACGCCGCCTTCATGAGCGGCAGCCTCAAGGTGATGAAGGCCTTCCGGCTGCGCTGA
- a CDS encoding protein kinase, which translates to MDDYAGRVLADRYRLPLPPSDAFELAETRAFDTYSGQEVLVRQVPLPEVVDAEVLDADGLPSAARRATGRAVRRPTDPAVRRAIEAAQAAAQVPDHPRLDQVFDVFAEAGSLWIVSELVAARPLAALLAERPLNPYRAAEIGSDVLTALAVLHAHGWTHRNITVRTVLVCDDGRVVLTGLAAGAAEEALCGYVPAPQPDEEDAYGPPAVESGPTGPYDPPELRGPHEPSASYEPPALRNPQDGSGPYALPELPSPYRPSGAYERQDLGEPPGADEPGPGGPAEGSEPQGPPGAGVSFGPSEQPDPHAPYRRPSPDQGAPSGPEILPAPRASSDGVPAPGHRAEIEVAPPVLPAPPGAGSPAQLRAARAGAIAAYRAGARAAARAGEEQRRAEREAGADPDGREEPGTQATGEPEREEPGPAQPPQLTGGWGGPGDGPYPYDDEDDDEDDDPGPRPPGRRVHLAGTWGEGTGPGRPVPAGGSSASGGYGEDALRADARRLGGGPVERPDRLPQPVTARAPVGGWDEVVAGSASTPAYRGPATPLAAERARQARIAVVGAVTERWAPEQAGPVHDNWQLAPPIGPSTDLWALGALLYRAVQGHAPYPEENAAELVQMVCGEPPAFAEECGPLRPVVESLLRQDPTERPDFEELRGWLRSLVRSAPEPEAGADVVTLPPADATRLPVVRRRGELVRRRRGRGAAHGRHRQGRAQRQEAPPQRYEKPPRAPREPKGPKVLRQPPPGGKAPRRLGRLLLVLILLVMAAAVAYAVMFMPKQGSGTGAGPAPSDSAAPQDRETGAPSAGATASAGAGGSSGSPGSRKPQTSRSAVALASGYVLRKDPEGFEIGVPKGWQRSPANSDRQILYGSDGFSVLVVPGRDTVKAHGGDPLDYQRSGEPELKPFRESSWATSTGLRRVDVGKQAMAEGQFTWQESSGRQVYVRNLVMIVGGRYHIVQVIGPENDRDEVSEIYEQAISSYRVSS; encoded by the coding sequence GTGGACGACTACGCGGGTCGGGTGCTCGCCGACCGCTACCGCCTTCCGCTGCCCCCGTCCGATGCCTTCGAACTGGCCGAGACACGGGCGTTCGACACGTACAGCGGGCAGGAGGTCCTGGTCCGCCAGGTGCCGCTGCCCGAGGTCGTGGACGCGGAGGTGCTCGACGCCGACGGGCTGCCCTCGGCCGCCAGGCGTGCCACCGGGCGGGCGGTGCGCCGGCCCACGGACCCCGCGGTCAGAAGGGCGATCGAGGCAGCCCAGGCCGCCGCCCAGGTGCCGGACCATCCGCGCCTCGACCAGGTCTTCGACGTGTTCGCCGAGGCGGGATCGCTCTGGATAGTGAGCGAACTGGTCGCCGCCAGGCCACTCGCCGCGCTCCTCGCCGAACGGCCTCTCAACCCCTACCGGGCCGCCGAGATCGGCTCCGACGTGCTCACGGCGCTCGCGGTGCTGCACGCGCACGGCTGGACGCACCGCAACATCACCGTCCGCACGGTGCTGGTCTGCGACGACGGCCGCGTCGTGCTGACGGGTCTCGCGGCCGGCGCGGCCGAGGAGGCGCTGTGCGGATACGTTCCGGCGCCCCAGCCGGACGAGGAGGACGCCTACGGCCCCCCGGCGGTCGAATCGGGGCCCACCGGACCGTACGACCCGCCGGAGCTGCGCGGCCCGCACGAGCCCTCCGCCTCGTACGAACCACCCGCCCTCCGGAACCCGCAGGATGGGTCAGGGCCCTACGCGCTCCCGGAACTGCCCAGCCCCTACAGGCCGTCCGGCGCGTACGAGCGACAGGACCTCGGCGAGCCGCCCGGTGCGGACGAGCCGGGGCCGGGTGGACCGGCAGAGGGGTCCGAGCCACAGGGCCCGCCCGGCGCGGGCGTTTCCTTCGGGCCGTCGGAACAGCCCGACCCGCACGCGCCCTACAGGCGGCCGTCGCCCGACCAGGGTGCGCCGTCCGGGCCCGAGATCCTGCCCGCACCCCGGGCGTCCTCCGACGGTGTGCCCGCGCCCGGTCACCGCGCCGAGATCGAGGTGGCGCCGCCGGTCCTGCCCGCGCCGCCCGGAGCGGGGAGCCCGGCGCAGCTGCGTGCCGCCCGCGCCGGAGCCATCGCCGCCTACCGTGCGGGAGCGCGTGCCGCGGCCCGTGCGGGCGAGGAGCAGAGGCGCGCGGAGCGTGAGGCCGGTGCGGATCCGGACGGGCGCGAGGAGCCCGGCACGCAGGCCACCGGCGAACCGGAGCGCGAGGAGCCCGGCCCGGCTCAGCCCCCGCAGCTGACCGGCGGCTGGGGCGGACCGGGCGACGGGCCGTACCCGTACGACGACGAGGACGACGACGAGGACGACGACCCCGGACCCCGGCCGCCCGGCCGGCGTGTCCACCTCGCCGGCACCTGGGGCGAGGGCACGGGCCCCGGCCGCCCCGTGCCCGCGGGCGGTTCGTCGGCATCGGGCGGCTACGGCGAGGACGCACTGCGCGCCGACGCCCGGCGCCTGGGCGGCGGCCCCGTCGAGCGCCCCGACCGGCTGCCGCAGCCGGTCACCGCGCGCGCCCCCGTCGGCGGCTGGGACGAGGTCGTCGCCGGAAGCGCCAGCACCCCCGCGTACCGCGGTCCCGCCACGCCGCTCGCCGCCGAGCGGGCCCGGCAGGCCCGTATCGCGGTCGTCGGGGCCGTCACGGAGCGGTGGGCGCCCGAGCAGGCCGGTCCGGTCCACGACAACTGGCAGCTGGCTCCGCCCATCGGCCCCTCCACCGACCTGTGGGCGCTCGGCGCCCTCCTCTACCGCGCCGTGCAGGGCCATGCCCCGTATCCGGAGGAGAACGCCGCCGAGCTCGTGCAGATGGTCTGCGGTGAGCCCCCGGCCTTCGCCGAGGAGTGCGGTCCGCTGCGGCCCGTCGTCGAGTCCCTGCTGCGTCAGGACCCGACGGAACGCCCCGACTTCGAGGAGCTCCGCGGCTGGCTGCGCTCCCTCGTGCGCTCGGCCCCCGAACCCGAGGCCGGCGCCGACGTCGTCACCCTGCCTCCCGCCGACGCCACCCGCCTGCCGGTCGTACGCCGCCGGGGTGAGCTGGTGCGCAGGCGTCGTGGCCGTGGTGCGGCCCACGGTCGGCACCGGCAGGGAAGGGCGCAGCGGCAGGAGGCGCCGCCGCAGAGATACGAGAAGCCGCCCCGAGCCCCGCGCGAACCCAAGGGCCCCAAGGTGCTGCGCCAGCCGCCGCCGGGCGGGAAGGCGCCGCGCAGGCTCGGACGGCTGCTCCTCGTGCTGATCCTGCTGGTGATGGCCGCCGCCGTCGCCTACGCCGTGATGTTCATGCCCAAGCAGGGCTCGGGCACCGGCGCGGGCCCCGCACCCTCGGACTCCGCCGCGCCGCAGGACCGGGAGACCGGCGCCCCGTCCGCCGGGGCCACCGCGTCGGCGGGCGCCGGGGGTTCGTCCGGTTCGCCGGGCTCCCGGAAGCCGCAGACCAGCCGCTCGGCCGTCGCCCTCGCGTCGGGCTACGTCCTGCGGAAGGACCCCGAGGGCTTCGAGATCGGCGTGCCGAAGGGCTGGCAGCGCAGTCCCGCCAACTCCGACCGTCAGATCCTCTACGGCAGCGACGGGTTCAGTGTCCTCGTCGTGCCGGGCCGGGACACGGTCAAGGCCCACGGCGGCGATCCGCTGGACTACCAGCGGAGCGGCGAGCCCGAACTGAAGCCCTTCCGCGAGTCCAGCTGGGCGACGTCCACGGGTCTGCGCCGCGTCGACGTCGGCAAGCAGGCGATGGCGGAGGGGCAGTTCACCTGGCAGGAGAGCAGTGGACGGCAGGTCTACGTGCGCAACCTGGTCATGATCGTGGGAGGCAGGTACCACATCGTCCAGGTCATCGGCCCGGAGAACGACCGTGACGAGGTCTCCGAGATCTACGAGCAGGCCATCTCCAGTTACCGAGTGTCCTCCTGA
- a CDS encoding GMC family oxidoreductase, translated as MSQDSPAQNQAGPAAQAADDDAYDYDVLVVGSGFGGAVSALRLSEKGYRVGVLEAGRRFTPATLPKNSWDIRNYLWAPALGLFGIQRVHLLGKVMVLAGAGVGGGSLNYANTLYVPPAPFFEDRQWAGITDWKAELAPYYDQAKRMLGVRLNPSMTPADVHLKAVAETMGVGDSFHLAPVGVFFGDGQDADGSVRAKPGGEVADPYFGGAGPARKACSECGECMTGCRHGAKNTLNENYLYLAEKAGAVIHPMTSVVAVTDAPDGGYRVSTVPTNRRRKAPPTVLRARRVIVAAGTYGTQTLLHRMKDEGLLPRLSDRLGELTRTNSEGLVGAQTSDRRYRRKHGTAKADFTKGVAITSSIHPDENTHIEPVRYGKGSNAMGALTILQVPYGTHRVLSWFGSVARHPLLMLRSLSNRRWSERTIIGLVMQSLDNSLIAYRKPGGVGKGLLTARQGHGAPNPTQIAEATQGATLLAQEINGFAGSNVGELMGTPLTAHFLGGCAIGAGPDEGVIDPYHRLYGHPGISVVDGSAVSANLGVNPSLTITAQAERAMSFWPNKGEADPRPAQGEAYQRLTAVEPVAPAVPEKAFGALKLPFLAIPAIPPKAAAEEA; from the coding sequence ATGTCCCAGGACAGCCCTGCCCAGAACCAGGCCGGACCGGCCGCTCAGGCGGCGGACGACGACGCGTACGACTACGACGTGCTCGTCGTCGGCTCGGGCTTCGGCGGCGCGGTCTCGGCCCTCCGGCTGAGCGAGAAGGGGTACCGCGTCGGCGTCCTGGAAGCAGGTCGCCGCTTCACCCCGGCGACGCTCCCCAAGAACTCCTGGGACATCAGGAACTACCTGTGGGCACCGGCCCTCGGTCTGTTCGGAATCCAGCGTGTGCACCTGCTGGGCAAGGTGATGGTGCTGGCCGGCGCGGGCGTCGGCGGAGGCTCGCTGAACTACGCGAACACGCTCTACGTGCCGCCGGCGCCGTTCTTCGAGGACCGCCAGTGGGCCGGTATCACCGACTGGAAGGCGGAGCTCGCGCCGTACTACGACCAGGCGAAGCGGATGCTCGGCGTGCGCCTCAACCCGAGCATGACCCCGGCCGACGTCCACCTCAAGGCCGTCGCCGAGACCATGGGTGTCGGCGACAGCTTCCACCTCGCCCCGGTGGGCGTGTTCTTCGGGGACGGACAGGACGCCGACGGGTCCGTGCGCGCGAAGCCCGGGGGAGAGGTCGCCGACCCGTACTTCGGCGGCGCCGGCCCCGCCCGCAAGGCGTGCTCCGAGTGCGGCGAGTGCATGACGGGCTGCCGCCACGGCGCGAAGAACACCCTCAACGAGAACTACCTCTACCTGGCCGAGAAAGCCGGCGCGGTCATCCACCCGATGACCTCCGTCGTCGCGGTCACCGACGCCCCGGACGGCGGCTACCGGGTGTCGACCGTGCCGACGAACCGGCGCCGCAAGGCGCCGCCGACCGTGCTGCGGGCCCGCAGGGTGATCGTCGCGGCGGGGACGTACGGCACGCAGACCCTGCTGCACCGGATGAAGGACGAGGGACTGCTGCCGCGGCTCTCCGACCGGCTCGGCGAGCTCACCCGTACCAACTCCGAGGGCCTGGTGGGCGCGCAGACCAGTGACCGCCGCTACCGGCGCAAGCACGGCACCGCCAAGGCCGACTTCACCAAGGGGGTGGCCATCACCTCGTCGATCCACCCCGACGAGAACACCCACATCGAACCGGTGCGCTACGGCAAGGGCTCGAACGCCATGGGGGCGCTGACCATCCTCCAGGTTCCCTACGGCACGCACCGGGTGCTGAGCTGGTTCGGCAGTGTGGCCAGGCACCCGCTGCTGATGTTGCGCTCGCTGTCCAACCGGCGCTGGTCGGAGCGGACGATCATCGGCCTCGTCATGCAGTCGCTGGACAACTCGCTGATCGCGTACCGGAAACCCGGAGGCGTCGGCAAGGGACTGCTCACCGCCCGCCAGGGGCACGGGGCGCCCAACCCGACGCAGATAGCCGAGGCGACCCAGGGGGCGACGCTGCTCGCCCAGGAGATCAACGGCTTCGCCGGATCGAACGTGGGCGAACTCATGGGCACCCCGCTCACCGCGCACTTCCTCGGCGGCTGCGCGATCGGTGCCGGCCCCGACGAGGGCGTCATCGACCCCTACCACCGGCTGTACGGCCACCCCGGGATCTCCGTGGTCGACGGCTCCGCGGTCTCCGCGAACCTCGGCGTCAACCCGTCGCTGACCATCACCGCGCAGGCCGAGCGCGCGATGTCCTTCTGGCCCAACAAGGGGGAGGCGGACCCGCGTCCCGCACAGGGCGAGGCGTACCAGCGGCTGACGGCGGTCGAGCCGGTGGCGCCGGCCGTGCCCGAGAAGGCGTTCGGCGCGCTGAAGCTGCCGTTCCTCGCGATACCCGCCATACCGCCGAAGGCAGCTGCCGAAGAGGCGTGA
- a CDS encoding peptidase: protein MTRLSPRTALRRAAGGLAAAGLLAAGSLGAGGPARADGPVFTLGGPAQTALHPYPASGAPRTTPLGLTVGTPDGDGLQGDVVYTVDLSGVVGIADVTVARDSRADCEITGSAAVCRDDGVHGGGGGIAGFGLTAAPGSEDGASGVIRVTGEAAGATFTPFTTEVTVGGPDLVMERLPFEQRMEPGDVQPAPITFGNRGTTAADGVLLTLMYSRGLDIPERYANCVYDDEAGDDPQNAYAWSTALCSVEGSFEPGATYTLGVPLSVEATERAYDDTFVYRIHEDGGARRPAPSGRGTGPELTVRQVRTAALGRDLEPGDNQQEADFRTENTAGFTAYGAGAEGAAGETVTARVGFRNDGPAWIGNLRSGDPVATLDVTVPEGAEVTGKPESCRGVTAEGRHREKQLGAPRYFCDSSATVRDGADIELPFALRIDEVVPDASGAVTVRGTRLDGPSLPFDPDDSDNTARLVLNPGDPAGGSTGGSPEGTTGGAAGGETPGSATGAPSAGAASGPTGTAGAPGVPGSASTGTGGLLASTGTAARTAASAAAGALLAGGVLFVLARRRTGRG from the coding sequence ATGACACGCCTTTCCCCGAGAACAGCACTGCGCCGTGCGGCCGGCGGTCTCGCCGCCGCCGGACTGCTCGCGGCCGGCTCGCTCGGCGCGGGCGGCCCGGCGCGTGCCGACGGCCCGGTCTTCACTCTCGGCGGGCCGGCGCAGACGGCCCTGCACCCCTACCCGGCGAGCGGGGCGCCCCGGACGACCCCGCTCGGCCTCACGGTCGGCACACCGGACGGCGACGGCCTGCAGGGTGACGTCGTCTACACCGTCGACCTCAGCGGTGTCGTGGGGATCGCGGACGTCACCGTCGCCCGGGACAGCCGCGCCGACTGCGAGATCACCGGGAGCGCGGCCGTCTGCCGCGACGACGGGGTGCACGGGGGAGGCGGCGGGATCGCCGGCTTCGGGCTCACGGCCGCCCCGGGCAGCGAGGACGGCGCCTCGGGCGTCATCCGGGTCACGGGCGAGGCGGCGGGAGCCACCTTCACGCCGTTCACGACGGAGGTCACGGTCGGCGGCCCCGACCTCGTCATGGAGCGGCTCCCCTTCGAGCAGCGGATGGAGCCGGGCGACGTGCAGCCGGCTCCGATCACCTTCGGCAACAGGGGCACGACCGCCGCAGACGGGGTCCTGCTGACCCTGATGTACTCGCGCGGCCTCGACATCCCCGAGCGCTACGCCAACTGCGTCTACGACGACGAGGCAGGGGACGACCCGCAGAACGCCTACGCGTGGTCCACCGCGCTGTGCTCCGTCGAGGGCTCCTTCGAGCCGGGCGCCACCTACACGCTCGGAGTGCCGCTGTCCGTGGAGGCCACCGAGCGCGCCTACGACGACACCTTCGTCTACCGCATCCACGAGGACGGTGGTGCCCGGCGCCCGGCGCCCTCCGGCCGGGGCACCGGCCCCGAACTGACCGTGCGGCAGGTGAGGACGGCCGCCCTGGGCCGGGACCTCGAACCCGGTGACAACCAGCAGGAAGCCGACTTCCGCACCGAGAACACGGCCGGCTTCACGGCGTACGGGGCCGGTGCCGAGGGAGCCGCGGGCGAGACCGTGACGGCCCGGGTCGGCTTCCGCAACGACGGTCCCGCCTGGATCGGCAACCTGCGCTCGGGCGACCCCGTCGCCACTCTCGACGTCACGGTCCCCGAGGGCGCCGAGGTCACCGGGAAGCCGGAGTCCTGCCGGGGGGTGACGGCCGAAGGCCGGCACCGCGAGAAGCAACTCGGCGCGCCCCGCTACTTCTGCGACTCGTCCGCGACCGTGCGGGACGGAGCGGACATCGAGCTCCCGTTCGCGCTGCGGATCGACGAGGTGGTTCCTGACGCCTCGGGTGCGGTCACCGTGCGCGGCACCCGGCTCGACGGTCCCTCGCTGCCCTTCGACCCCGACGACTCCGACAACACCGCGCGGCTCGTGCTGAACCCGGGGGACCCGGCCGGCGGCAGCACCGGCGGCTCCCCGGAAGGCACCACCGGGGGCGCCGCGGGCGGTGAGACCCCCGGCTCCGCCACCGGCGCCCCGAGTGCCGGGGCCGCGTCGGGGCCGACCGGTACGGCGGGAGCACCAGGCGTGCCGGGTTCCGCGTCGACGGGCACGGGAGGCCTCCTCGCCTCGACCGGTACGGCGGCCCGCACGGCCGCGTCCGCGGCGGCGGGTGCGCTGCTCGCGGGCGGGGTGCTGTTCGTCCTGGCCCGGCGCCGGACCGGGCGGGGCTGA